The bacterium DNA segment CTAATTTTCGAGATTGCCATTTTCTTATTGGTGTTCCTCCATATGGAGCATGGTAGGCTCTTTGATAATCTGTGAAGCCACTCCAATCGCGATTTAGCGATGGACATCTCCAAAGTTTCCCATTAAGAGACATATCTAGCCCATAATCTGTCAGCTGGGATAAAAATGGGTCGCCTGAAGCAGCAGCGGTGTAATTACATGGCATAAAATCGTCATAATCCTGAGCATAGATAGTTGCTATTAGTCCAATCTGCTTCAGGTTACTCATACATTTTATGCTCCTTGCCATTTCTCTTGCTTTAGCCAAAGCTGGTAGTAAGAGTGATGCAAGCAGGGCTATAACGGCTATTACAACAAGCAACTCAATAAGCGT contains these protein-coding regions:
- a CDS encoding DUF1559 domain-containing protein, whose translation is TLIELLVVIAVIALLASLLLPALAKAREMARSIKCMSNLKQIGLIATIYAQDYDDFMPCNYTAAASGDPFLSQLTDYGLDMSLNGKLWRCPSLNRDWSGFTDYQRAYHAPYGGTPIRKWQSRKLGKLPVPAETLLLADTERTDAGTFGYCMVPAAGVAQVSDRHNGRTNVLWCDMHVSSEDPAPINAVTADTLLPWDSDANGI